From Hymenobacter sedentarius, a single genomic window includes:
- a CDS encoding M20/M25/M40 family metallo-hydrolase, with amino-acid sequence MKKLLLASAILCSYTASAQKLSSTERKIVASVQQNMPQSEKLLEQLVNINSGTLNVKGVREVGTVLQKEFDALGFKTEWVAMPETMQRAGHLVAQHKGKKGKKLFLIGHLDTVFELDMPFTKYTRLNDSTATGQGVNDMKGGDVVILAALQALQANGLLKNASITAYFTGDEERGGKGPESRADFIARAKQANVALAFETATNLHTVATARRGSSTWQLKTFGTAAHSSGIFKPAVGYGAIYEAARILNSFRETLSQEQYLTFNPGLMVGGSEVNYDEAKARGEVVGKTNIIAPTASVVGDLRFLTEAQKDAAREKMRAIVAQNLTNTKAEITFSDGLPGMAPTPGNQKLAALADQTSRDLGYGPVAAGDPGSRGGGDISYIAQYVDCLDGLGVSGKGAHAAGETINLKEFPMLAERAALMIYRLTR; translated from the coding sequence GTGAAAAAACTTCTCCTCGCGTCCGCCATCCTCTGCTCCTACACCGCTTCGGCGCAAAAACTCAGCTCCACCGAGCGCAAAATTGTGGCTTCTGTGCAGCAGAACATGCCCCAGTCGGAGAAGCTGCTGGAGCAGTTGGTGAACATCAACAGCGGCACGCTCAATGTGAAAGGCGTGCGGGAAGTGGGCACGGTGCTCCAGAAAGAGTTTGACGCGCTGGGCTTCAAAACCGAGTGGGTGGCCATGCCCGAAACCATGCAGCGCGCCGGCCACCTGGTAGCCCAACACAAAGGCAAAAAAGGCAAGAAGCTGTTTCTGATTGGGCACCTCGACACGGTCTTTGAGCTGGACATGCCCTTCACGAAGTACACCCGGCTCAACGACTCCACCGCCACGGGCCAGGGCGTGAACGACATGAAAGGCGGCGACGTGGTGATACTCGCGGCGCTGCAGGCCCTGCAAGCCAACGGCCTGCTGAAAAACGCGAGCATCACGGCTTACTTCACCGGCGACGAGGAGCGCGGCGGCAAAGGCCCCGAAAGCCGCGCCGACTTCATAGCCCGGGCCAAACAAGCCAACGTGGCCCTGGCCTTCGAAACCGCCACCAACCTGCACACGGTGGCCACGGCCCGGCGCGGCTCCAGCACCTGGCAGCTCAAAACCTTCGGCACGGCGGCCCACTCCTCGGGCATCTTCAAGCCGGCCGTGGGCTACGGCGCCATCTACGAAGCCGCCCGCATCCTCAACTCCTTCCGCGAAACCCTGAGCCAGGAGCAGTACCTCACCTTCAACCCCGGCCTGATGGTGGGCGGCTCGGAGGTGAACTACGACGAAGCCAAAGCCCGCGGCGAAGTGGTGGGCAAAACCAACATCATCGCGCCCACTGCCTCCGTTGTCGGCGATTTGCGCTTCCTCACCGAAGCCCAGAAAGACGCGGCCCGTGAGAAAATGCGCGCCATTGTGGCGCAGAACCTGACCAATACCAAAGCCGAAATCACGTTCTCGGACGGCCTACCCGGCATGGCCCCCACCCCCGGCAACCAGAAGCTGGCCGCCCTGGCCGACCAAACCAGCCGCGACCTGGGCTACGGGCCCGTAGCGGCCGGCGACCCGGGCTCGCGCGGGGGCGGCGACATTTCCTACATAGCTCAATACGTCGATTGCCTCGATGGCCTCGGCGTGTCGGGCAAAGGCGCGCACGCGGCCGGCGAGACCATCAACCTCAAGGAATTTCCGATGCTGGCAGAGCGCGCCGCGCTGATGATTTACCGCCTTACCCGCTAG
- a CDS encoding KUP/HAK/KT family potassium transporter, which yields MDSKHSHTAISGAGLLIALGIIYGDIGTSPLYVMSSILKSGTVPDMIDAHLVLGGISCVIWTLTLQTTVKYVLLTLNADNNGEGGIFSLYALVRRRGAWLSAVAIIGGAALLADGVITPPISVSSAIEGLKAVYPSLTQDIVVYIVIGIIAGLFLLQSFGTQIVGKAFGPIMLLWFTMLGVLGGIWIYENPIILKAFNPYYAYDLLVRYPGGFWLLGSVFLCTTGAEALYSDLGHCGKGNIRISWTFVKTALVLNYLGQGAWLLKHEGQMLEGKNPFFALMPQWFLLIGISIATIAAIIASQALITGSFTLVAEAIRLNMWPKVRLNYPTDVKGQLFVPSMNRLLLLGCIGVVLYFRESTNMEAAYGLAITLTMLMTTILLTVWLRAKKVALPLVFAFASLYGIIEGAFLIANMRKFPHGGWVSLAIGGALMGVMYVWLKAFYIKRRLTEFVRLEPYVDALKQLSDDDSIPKYSTHLVFLTSAERSSEIEQKIIYSIFQKRPKRADIYWFIHVDTTDEPYTMEYKVTEVAPDDVFRINFRLGFRVQQRINLYFRKVIEDLVRNKEVDITSRYESLSKQHVTGDFRFVVLEKFLSIENDFPTREKLVMQAYFYIRQFIASEDQYFGLDTSSVKVEKVPLVIAPVREVALKRIR from the coding sequence ATGGACTCTAAACATTCGCATACCGCTATATCGGGAGCAGGACTACTTATTGCCTTAGGCATTATTTACGGCGACATCGGCACCTCGCCGCTCTACGTAATGTCGTCCATTCTCAAGAGTGGCACCGTCCCCGATATGATTGACGCCCATCTGGTATTGGGCGGCATTTCGTGCGTGATATGGACCCTGACGCTGCAAACCACCGTCAAGTACGTGCTGCTCACCCTCAACGCCGATAACAACGGCGAAGGGGGCATTTTCTCGCTCTATGCCCTGGTGCGGCGCCGGGGCGCGTGGCTGTCGGCGGTGGCCATCATTGGTGGCGCGGCCCTGCTGGCCGACGGCGTGATTACGCCGCCCATTTCGGTGTCGTCGGCCATTGAAGGTCTCAAAGCCGTGTACCCCAGCCTGACCCAGGATATCGTGGTGTACATCGTGATTGGCATTATCGCGGGCCTGTTTCTGCTGCAAAGCTTTGGCACTCAGATAGTGGGCAAGGCTTTTGGCCCCATCATGCTGCTGTGGTTTACCATGCTGGGCGTACTGGGCGGCATCTGGATTTATGAAAACCCCATCATTCTGAAAGCCTTCAACCCCTACTACGCCTACGATTTGCTGGTGCGCTACCCCGGGGGCTTCTGGCTGCTGGGGTCGGTGTTTCTGTGCACCACGGGGGCCGAGGCCCTGTATTCTGACCTGGGCCACTGCGGCAAGGGCAACATTCGCATCAGCTGGACCTTTGTAAAAACGGCCCTCGTTCTCAACTACCTGGGGCAAGGCGCATGGCTCCTGAAACACGAAGGCCAGATGCTGGAAGGTAAAAACCCCTTCTTCGCACTCATGCCGCAGTGGTTCCTGCTCATCGGCATCAGCATTGCCACCATTGCCGCCATCATCGCCTCGCAGGCCCTCATAACGGGCTCCTTTACGCTGGTGGCCGAAGCCATTCGGCTCAACATGTGGCCCAAGGTGCGGCTCAACTACCCCACCGATGTGAAAGGCCAGCTCTTCGTACCGAGCATGAACCGGCTCCTGCTGCTGGGCTGCATTGGCGTGGTGCTGTATTTCCGGGAGTCGACCAACATGGAAGCGGCCTATGGCCTGGCCATCACGCTCACCATGCTCATGACCACGATTCTGCTCACGGTGTGGCTGCGCGCCAAGAAGGTGGCCCTGCCGCTGGTTTTTGCCTTTGCGTCGCTTTACGGCATCATCGAAGGGGCTTTCCTGATTGCCAACATGCGCAAGTTTCCGCACGGCGGCTGGGTTTCGTTGGCCATCGGCGGCGCGCTGATGGGCGTGATGTACGTGTGGCTGAAAGCGTTTTACATCAAGCGCCGGCTCACGGAATTTGTGCGCCTGGAGCCGTACGTGGACGCCCTCAAGCAGCTCAGCGACGACGACTCCATCCCCAAGTATTCTACCCACTTGGTGTTCCTGACGTCGGCCGAGCGCAGCTCAGAAATTGAGCAGAAAATCATCTACTCCATCTTCCAGAAGCGGCCCAAGCGGGCGGATATCTACTGGTTCATCCACGTTGACACCACCGACGAGCCCTACACCATGGAGTACAAAGTGACTGAAGTTGCGCCCGACGACGTGTTCCGCATCAACTTCCGGCTGGGCTTCCGGGTGCAGCAGCGCATCAACCTGTACTTCCGCAAAGTGATTGAGGACCTGGTGCGCAACAAGGAAGTGGACATTACCTCGCGCTACGAGTCGCTGAGCAAGCAGCACGTGACCGGCGACTTCCGCTTTGTGGTACTAGAGAAGTTTCTAAGCATCGAAAACGACTTCCCCACCCGCGAGAAGCTGGTGATGCAGGCCTACTTCTACATCCGCCAGTTCATTGCGTCGGAAGACCAGTACTTTGGGTTGGACACCTCGTCGGTGAAAGTGGAGAAGGTACCGCTGGTTATTGCCCCAGTACGCGAAGTGGCCCTGAAACGCATTCGGTAA
- a CDS encoding pseudouridine synthase, whose protein sequence is MIIQPSEEIIPHRHFLIHKPYGCLSQFVSQFSGEAKKTMLGRFYDFPAGTMSVGRLDEDSEGLLLLTTDGKVSQHIRSKKIEKEYYAQVDGLIDEDAIARLQAGVEIGIENVKYQTSPCRAFRLDPAPDFAPRSKKIRDDRHGPTSWVSITLTEGKFRQVRKMTAAVGFPTLRLVRVRVGSLHLGAMQPGEVVEVSGFEG, encoded by the coding sequence GTGATTATACAACCGAGCGAGGAAATCATTCCCCACCGCCACTTCCTCATCCACAAGCCCTACGGCTGCCTCAGCCAGTTTGTAAGCCAGTTTTCGGGCGAAGCCAAAAAAACCATGCTAGGCCGGTTTTACGATTTCCCGGCGGGCACCATGTCCGTGGGCCGGCTCGACGAAGACAGCGAAGGCCTGCTCCTGCTCACCACCGATGGCAAAGTGAGCCAGCACATCCGCAGCAAGAAGATTGAGAAGGAATACTATGCCCAGGTAGACGGGCTGATTGACGAAGATGCCATTGCGCGGCTGCAGGCTGGCGTCGAAATCGGGATTGAAAATGTGAAGTACCAGACCAGCCCCTGCCGGGCGTTTCGGCTGGACCCAGCCCCGGACTTTGCGCCCCGTTCCAAGAAAATCCGCGACGACCGGCACGGGCCCACCAGCTGGGTTTCCATCACGCTCACGGAAGGCAAATTCCGGCAGGTGCGCAAGATGACGGCCGCCGTGGGTTTTCCCACGCTGCGGCTGGTGCGGGTGCGCGTGGGCAGCCTGCACCTGGGAGCCATGCAGCCGGGCGAGGTAGTGGAAGTGTCAGGCTTCGAAGGTTAA
- a CDS encoding aldo/keto reductase: MTITIAQHSAHPLTVNRLGYGTMRLTGLQIWGEPANRGEALEILKIAVGAGVNFLDTADYYGEDVTNRLIAEALHPYSPGLVICTKVGATRRPDKSWVPYNSPENLRASIENNLRTLKQEQIQLVHLRLMGHGAVPLAEQLGAMYEMQQEGKILHVGLSNATRAELEEGLQLGPIATVENMYGYAQRTTVQLPHGANPGGEEVLDLCEQHGIPLIPFFSLVHGLPNAGDKLAAIARKHHASEAQINIAWLLHKSPWILPIPGTSSLAHLRENIQAAHIQLSTEDMAFLA; this comes from the coding sequence ATGACCATCACCATCGCCCAGCACTCTGCCCATCCCCTCACCGTCAACCGCCTCGGCTACGGCACCATGCGGCTCACCGGCCTGCAAATCTGGGGCGAGCCGGCCAATCGCGGGGAGGCACTGGAGATACTTAAAATCGCGGTTGGGGCAGGCGTGAATTTTCTGGATACGGCCGACTATTACGGCGAAGATGTGACCAACCGCCTGATTGCGGAAGCCCTGCATCCGTACTCGCCGGGCCTGGTAATCTGCACGAAGGTGGGCGCCACCCGCCGGCCCGATAAAAGCTGGGTGCCCTACAACAGCCCCGAAAACCTGCGGGCCAGCATCGAGAACAACCTGCGCACCCTCAAGCAGGAGCAGATTCAGCTGGTGCACCTGCGCCTGATGGGACACGGCGCGGTTCCGCTGGCCGAGCAGCTCGGAGCAATGTATGAGATGCAGCAAGAAGGCAAAATCCTACACGTGGGCCTAAGCAACGCCACCCGCGCCGAGCTGGAAGAAGGCTTGCAGCTGGGCCCCATTGCCACGGTCGAGAACATGTACGGCTACGCGCAACGCACCACCGTGCAACTGCCCCACGGCGCCAACCCGGGCGGCGAAGAAGTACTGGATTTGTGCGAGCAGCACGGCATTCCGCTCATCCCGTTCTTCTCGCTGGTGCACGGCCTGCCCAACGCCGGCGACAAGCTCGCGGCCATTGCCCGGAAGCACCACGCCTCGGAAGCGCAGATTAACATTGCCTGGTTGCTGCACAAGTCGCCCTGGATACTGCCGATTCCGGGCACCTCGTCGCTGGCGCACTTGCGCGAAAACATACAGGCGGCGCACATCCAGCTGAGTACGGAGGATATGGCATTCCTGGCCTAG
- a CDS encoding chloramphenicol acetyltransferase has translation MKHLIDLAGWNRREHFAFFSTFEEPFFGLVATVDCTRALAEAKRLGVPFFLYYLHAALQAVNQVEAFRYRIEDGQVYCYDRIHASATIGRADQTFAFSFIEHHDELADFLPTANAEIAAVQASQGLRLNEQTGRSDVIHFSAIPWVRFTGLSHARSFSHPDSCPKISVGQTYAEGMATLMPVSVNVHHGLADGYHVGLFLAAFQELLG, from the coding sequence ATGAAGCACCTGATAGACCTGGCCGGCTGGAACCGCCGCGAGCATTTTGCTTTCTTTTCTACGTTTGAAGAGCCTTTTTTCGGCCTGGTAGCCACTGTTGACTGCACCCGCGCCCTGGCCGAAGCCAAGCGACTCGGCGTGCCGTTTTTTCTGTATTACCTGCACGCGGCCTTGCAGGCGGTAAACCAGGTGGAGGCCTTTCGCTACCGCATTGAGGATGGGCAGGTCTATTGCTACGACCGTATTCACGCCTCGGCCACCATTGGGCGGGCCGACCAGACGTTTGCGTTTTCCTTTATCGAGCACCACGACGAGCTGGCGGACTTTCTGCCGACAGCCAACGCCGAAATCGCGGCGGTGCAAGCCAGCCAGGGACTGCGCCTGAACGAGCAGACCGGCCGGTCCGACGTCATCCATTTCTCGGCCATTCCGTGGGTGCGCTTCACCGGCCTGAGCCACGCCCGCAGCTTCAGCCACCCCGACAGCTGCCCCAAGATTTCGGTGGGCCAAACCTACGCGGAGGGCATGGCTACTCTGATGCCGGTCTCCGTCAACGTGCACCACGGCCTGGCCGATGGCTACCACGTGGGGCTGTTTCTGGCAGCTTTCCAGGAACTGTTGGGCTAA
- a CDS encoding SgcJ/EcaC family oxidoreductase codes for MKTLLLSIGGLLCSHLASAQLAPADDKAIRAVVAHWDANLNNHRFQEMTTYTTKDISFITPVGMHWKGQSQLIKGHEELFKMYKGVPFKPSNTTVRGITPEVAVANEEMAIGAAYPPDGVNRGTNREAPSRDLVTMVLVKKSGQWLVAAGQVTKIDEKAIKQAHPVATVKK; via the coding sequence ATGAAAACATTGTTGCTAAGCATCGGCGGTTTGTTATGCAGTCATCTTGCCTCGGCCCAGCTCGCGCCCGCCGACGATAAGGCTATCCGGGCGGTAGTAGCTCATTGGGACGCCAACCTGAACAATCACCGCTTTCAGGAAATGACAACCTACACCACCAAGGACATCAGCTTCATCACCCCAGTGGGGATGCATTGGAAAGGCCAGTCGCAGCTGATAAAGGGCCATGAGGAGCTTTTCAAGATGTATAAGGGGGTGCCCTTCAAACCGTCCAACACGACCGTGCGGGGCATAACCCCGGAAGTGGCAGTGGCGAACGAGGAAATGGCGATTGGGGCTGCATACCCACCCGACGGCGTTAACCGGGGCACGAACAGAGAAGCCCCCAGTCGGGACCTGGTAACCATGGTTCTGGTCAAGAAAAGCGGCCAGTGGCTGGTTGCCGCCGGCCAGGTAACCAAAATCGACGAAAAGGCCATAAAGCAGGCTCATCCCGTCGCTACCGTCAAAAAGTAA
- a CDS encoding OmpA family protein: MKRGYWYGIGALLLAGWYPEGPVQAQSLTGVWQGVETDTGEPDAVWPAVLRLQKGKGTDVFGVLYQEVGGRPHITVTFQMQGKRTDKGMQLDHIRKLNETGRTPDSYWCDGSIAFTYDASQEKLTGHATYRPVGDCDVGTFTMYRIKLKSPATVQAGTESTIRVSGRNVMWYADPELKQPLNTGNTYRTRLTKTTTFYLTQEFYPTSQSPVVPITIQVTGAVAKATPKPAPPPPAPVRPDTVRPEVARLDTARPAPAPIIITPTPVVLPTVLFKVGTPELLPEGRPALDQLAAELKARPTLRIRVVGHTDRVGEHDKNQLLSEQRAAAVKDYLVQGGVAADRISTIGYGDTRPLFTSPNVRNRRVEVEEVK; encoded by the coding sequence ATGAAACGCGGCTATTGGTATGGCATTGGAGCCCTGCTGCTGGCGGGGTGGTATCCGGAGGGGCCGGTGCAGGCCCAGTCCCTGACGGGCGTATGGCAAGGCGTAGAAACCGATACCGGCGAGCCCGATGCCGTGTGGCCGGCAGTGCTGCGGCTGCAAAAGGGCAAGGGCACCGACGTGTTCGGCGTGCTCTATCAGGAAGTGGGCGGGCGGCCTCACATTACGGTTACGTTTCAGATGCAAGGCAAGCGCACCGATAAGGGCATGCAGCTCGACCACATTCGGAAGCTCAACGAAACCGGCCGCACGCCCGACAGCTACTGGTGCGACGGCTCCATCGCCTTCACCTATGATGCCAGCCAGGAAAAGTTGACCGGCCACGCCACCTACCGGCCCGTGGGCGACTGCGACGTGGGCACGTTCACGATGTATCGCATCAAGCTAAAATCGCCGGCCACGGTGCAGGCCGGCACCGAAAGCACGATTCGAGTATCGGGCCGCAACGTGATGTGGTACGCCGACCCGGAGCTGAAGCAGCCGCTGAATACCGGCAACACCTACCGCACCCGGCTCACCAAAACCACCACCTTCTACCTCACCCAGGAATTTTACCCCACCAGCCAGAGCCCGGTGGTGCCCATCACCATTCAGGTAACGGGCGCGGTGGCCAAGGCCACGCCGAAGCCCGCGCCCCCACCGCCCGCGCCGGTGCGCCCCGACACGGTGCGCCCGGAGGTAGCGCGCCTCGATACGGCGCGCCCGGCCCCGGCGCCCATTATTATAACGCCGACGCCGGTGGTGCTGCCCACGGTGTTGTTTAAGGTGGGCACGCCCGAGCTGCTACCCGAAGGCCGGCCCGCGCTCGACCAACTGGCGGCCGAGCTCAAAGCCCGGCCCACCCTGCGGATACGCGTGGTGGGCCACACCGACCGGGTGGGCGAGCACGACAAAAACCAGCTGCTCTCGGAGCAACGGGCCGCTGCGGTGAAAGATTATTTGGTGCAAGGCGGCGTGGCGGCCGACCGCATCAGCACCATCGGGTACGGCGACACGCGCCCGCTCTTTACTTCGCCCAATGTTCGCAACCGCCGGGTGGAGGTGGAGGAAGTGAAGTAA
- a CDS encoding FKBP-type peptidyl-prolyl cis-trans isomerase has product MNLDSHQAQVSYIIGRDLARNFAQQGLELDVDTLAGALKEGLQGLPSRLTQEQMQAAMQQLQEQMGGADDQDDNQNPNAVNNNKAEGEAFLAENAKKPGVTTLPSGLQYEVLTQGTGPKPTLKSSVTTHYHGTLINGTVFDSSYQRGQPATFPVNGVIAGWTEALQLMPEGSKYRLYIPSDLAYGKRGAGRDIPGDTALIFDVELIKVNN; this is encoded by the coding sequence ATGAATCTCGATTCCCACCAAGCTCAGGTGAGCTACATCATTGGCCGCGACCTGGCCCGCAACTTTGCCCAGCAAGGCCTCGAGCTGGACGTAGACACCCTGGCCGGCGCCCTGAAAGAGGGCCTGCAGGGCCTCCCCAGCCGCCTGACCCAGGAGCAAATGCAGGCCGCCATGCAACAACTGCAAGAGCAGATGGGCGGTGCCGATGACCAAGACGACAACCAAAACCCCAACGCCGTGAACAACAACAAAGCCGAAGGCGAAGCCTTCCTCGCCGAAAACGCCAAGAAGCCAGGCGTGACCACCCTGCCCAGCGGCCTGCAGTACGAAGTGCTGACCCAGGGCACCGGCCCCAAGCCCACGCTGAAATCGTCGGTGACGACGCACTACCACGGCACCCTGATTAACGGCACCGTATTCGACAGCAGCTACCAGCGCGGCCAGCCCGCCACCTTCCCCGTCAATGGCGTGATTGCTGGATGGACAGAAGCCCTGCAGCTCATGCCCGAAGGCTCGAAGTACCGCCTTTACATCCCCTCGGACCTGGCCTATGGCAAGCGGGGCGCCGGCCGCGACATCCCCGGCGACACCGCCCTCATCTTCGATGTGGAGCTGATTAAAGTAAATAACTGA
- a CDS encoding polysaccharide deacetylase family protein encodes MKPGRILTLALALLGGAQTAAQAQAGSPWNNKQCAVVLTYDDAIDVDLDNALPALDSVKLRGTFYLIGSSPVVARRLNEWRQAAKRGHELGNHALFHPCDGSRPGRGFVTPDNDLSKYTVSRAVNEIRVTNTLLTAIDGKTARTFAYPCGDLKIGDVNFYDQLKNDFVAARGVTSGLQTPAQVNLDNINSYMINGQSGQQLIDLVKQAQQSHTLLVFLFHGVGGGHSLNVDLQAHRQLLRYLKAHEKDIWVAPMVEVATKIKGLQQVSSASKQ; translated from the coding sequence ATGAAACCCGGTAGAATTCTCACGCTCGCGCTTGCCTTGCTGGGCGGTGCCCAAACCGCAGCCCAAGCCCAGGCTGGCAGCCCCTGGAATAACAAGCAGTGCGCGGTGGTGCTGACGTACGACGACGCCATCGATGTGGACCTGGACAACGCCCTGCCGGCGCTGGATTCCGTGAAGCTGCGGGGCACGTTTTACTTGATAGGCTCGTCGCCGGTGGTGGCGCGCCGGCTCAATGAGTGGCGGCAGGCCGCCAAGCGCGGGCACGAGCTGGGCAACCACGCCCTGTTTCATCCCTGCGACGGCAGCCGGCCGGGCCGGGGCTTCGTCACGCCCGACAACGACCTGAGCAAGTACACCGTGAGCCGGGCTGTAAACGAAATTCGGGTCACCAACACCTTGCTCACTGCCATCGACGGCAAAACCGCCCGCACCTTCGCCTACCCCTGCGGCGACCTGAAAATCGGCGATGTCAATTTTTATGACCAGCTCAAAAACGACTTCGTGGCGGCCCGCGGCGTGACGTCTGGCCTCCAAACCCCCGCCCAAGTCAACCTGGACAATATCAACAGCTATATGATAAACGGCCAGTCGGGCCAGCAACTAATTGACCTGGTGAAGCAGGCGCAGCAGTCGCACACGCTGCTGGTGTTCTTGTTTCACGGCGTGGGCGGCGGCCACAGCCTCAATGTAGACCTGCAGGCCCACCGCCAGCTGTTGCGCTACCTCAAGGCGCACGAAAAAGACATCTGGGTGGCGCCCATGGTGGAGGTGGCCACCAAAATCAAGGGGCTGCAGCAGGTCTCATCTGCAAGTAAGCAATAG